One Curtobacterium sp. MCLR17_032 genomic window carries:
- a CDS encoding aspartate-semialdehyde dehydrogenase gives MQSDNTQLTVAVVGATGQVGAVMRRLLEERDFPADTVRFFASARSAGTTLPFRGQQIVVEDSETADPSGIDIALFSAGASASRALAPRFAAAGALVIDNSSAWRLDPQVPLVVSEVNPDAIAAAEKGIIANPNCTTMAIMPVLKALDTESGLRRLVATTYQAVSGSGLAGVEELLGQARAALEQDTAALTHDGSAVTFPEPVKYVRPIAFDVVPLAGSIVEDGSGETDEEQKLRNESRKILDLPDLLVAGTCVRVPVFTGHSISVHAEFERPLSPERATEVLASAPGVELSDVPTPLQAAGQDPTFVGRIRADQSAPAGHGLALFVSNDNLRKGAALNAVQIAEVVVASRATAGAAAS, from the coding sequence ATGCAGTCCGACAACACCCAGCTCACCGTCGCGGTCGTCGGCGCCACCGGTCAGGTCGGTGCCGTGATGCGCCGTCTGCTCGAGGAGCGCGACTTCCCGGCGGACACGGTCCGCTTCTTCGCGAGCGCCCGGTCCGCGGGGACCACCCTGCCGTTCCGCGGTCAGCAGATCGTGGTCGAGGACTCGGAGACCGCTGACCCGTCCGGCATCGACATCGCGCTCTTCTCGGCGGGTGCGTCGGCGTCCCGTGCGCTGGCGCCCCGCTTCGCCGCCGCCGGCGCGCTCGTCATCGACAACTCCAGCGCCTGGCGGCTCGACCCGCAGGTCCCGCTCGTGGTCAGCGAGGTGAACCCGGACGCGATCGCCGCCGCCGAGAAGGGCATCATCGCGAACCCGAACTGCACCACGATGGCGATCATGCCGGTCCTCAAGGCACTCGACACCGAGTCCGGTCTGCGTCGCCTCGTCGCGACCACCTACCAGGCGGTCTCCGGCAGCGGACTGGCGGGTGTCGAGGAACTGCTCGGGCAGGCGCGTGCCGCCCTCGAGCAGGACACCGCGGCGCTCACCCACGACGGCTCGGCCGTGACGTTCCCCGAGCCGGTCAAGTACGTCCGTCCGATCGCGTTCGACGTCGTCCCGCTCGCCGGCAGCATCGTCGAGGACGGCTCGGGCGAGACCGACGAAGAGCAGAAGCTCCGCAACGAGAGCCGCAAGATCCTCGACCTGCCGGACCTGCTCGTCGCCGGCACCTGCGTCCGCGTGCCCGTCTTCACCGGCCACTCGATCTCGGTGCACGCCGAGTTCGAGCGCCCGCTCTCGCCGGAGCGTGCGACCGAGGTGCTCGCGTCCGCCCCGGGCGTCGAACTCTCCGACGTGCCGACCCCGCTGCAGGCGGCCGGGCAGGACCCGACCTTCGTCGGTCGCATCCGCGCCGACCAGTCGGCACCCGCCGGACACGGCCTGGCGCTGTTCGTGAGCAACGACAACCTGCGGAAGGGTGCCGCCCTGAACGCGGTGCAGATCGCCGAGGTCGTGGTCGCGAGCCGCGCCACGGCCGGTGCTGCCGCGTCCTGA
- a CDS encoding ATP-binding protein, translating to MLGIPTHLAPRVNAWSTVRAFHAAAIGSLVAAALLLVLYRLDAPNDHVLGAVLAVVPMLVMIAVHTHVGTWRSGAAFLVVGGICAWWFATVVQRELADVPWVSSYLLSLVVVPLVLIGGSGSGTLRVVLWSVSGFTVGRVVTSVAAARSGGPDHPLVLAWVTLGFVIALVVAVSRSTARSERVQPELLRSAREEHVTAYRAGIEAEAAAILHDTVLNHLNAIALAPAGPMDEHLARTMESDVAMLTGRAWLAGDAAASDGADAADAASEAVTAFERMIDEQRAAGLQVAVTGDPSSVGRLDPRAMTAVVRAVGQCLANVLKHAGTDTAEVSVFDDGAACTVMVVDDGRGFDEQATGADRMGLRNSVRERIGRVGGDVQVWSSPGSGTSVMMSVPYAATIGSAPVVHLAGDDDVERAS from the coding sequence GTGCTCGGCATCCCCACGCATCTCGCCCCTCGGGTGAACGCGTGGTCGACGGTGCGCGCCTTCCACGCGGCGGCGATCGGCTCCCTCGTGGCCGCGGCGCTGCTGTTGGTCCTCTACCGTCTCGACGCCCCGAACGACCACGTCCTCGGCGCCGTCCTGGCCGTCGTGCCGATGCTCGTCATGATCGCCGTGCACACGCATGTCGGTACCTGGCGGTCCGGCGCGGCCTTCCTCGTCGTCGGGGGCATCTGCGCGTGGTGGTTCGCCACGGTCGTGCAACGTGAACTCGCCGACGTCCCCTGGGTCAGCTCCTACCTGCTGTCCTTGGTCGTCGTGCCGCTCGTCCTCATCGGCGGATCGGGGAGTGGCACCCTCCGTGTCGTCCTCTGGTCGGTGTCCGGCTTCACCGTCGGGAGGGTCGTGACCTCCGTCGCAGCTGCTCGGTCCGGCGGCCCTGACCACCCCCTCGTGCTCGCCTGGGTGACGCTCGGCTTCGTCATCGCGCTCGTCGTCGCGGTCAGCCGGTCGACCGCGCGGTCCGAGCGCGTCCAACCCGAACTGCTGCGGTCCGCCCGGGAAGAACACGTCACCGCGTACCGCGCCGGCATCGAGGCAGAAGCCGCCGCGATCCTGCACGACACGGTCCTGAACCACCTCAACGCCATCGCCCTCGCACCGGCCGGACCGATGGACGAGCACCTCGCCCGGACCATGGAGTCCGACGTCGCGATGCTCACCGGCCGGGCCTGGCTCGCAGGGGACGCCGCCGCGTCGGACGGCGCCGATGCGGCCGACGCCGCGTCCGAAGCGGTCACCGCGTTCGAGCGGATGATCGACGAGCAGCGGGCCGCGGGCCTCCAGGTCGCCGTGACGGGCGACCCGTCGTCCGTCGGGCGCCTGGATCCGCGGGCCATGACCGCCGTCGTCCGCGCCGTCGGGCAGTGCCTGGCGAACGTCCTCAAGCACGCCGGCACCGACACCGCCGAGGTCAGCGTCTTCGACGACGGTGCGGCCTGCACCGTGATGGTGGTCGACGACGGGCGCGGGTTCGACGAGCAGGCGACCGGCGCCGACCGGATGGGCCTCCGGAACTCCGTCCGCGAACGCATCGGCCGCGTCGGCGGCGACGTCCAGGTGTGGTCGTCGCCCGGTTCCGGCACGAGCGTGATGATGAGCGTCCCGTACGCGGCGACGATCGGCTCCGCGCCGGTCGTGCACCTCGCCGGTGACGACGACGTGGAGCGTGCGTCGTGA
- a CDS encoding malate:quinone oxidoreductase, with protein MAVKQVDPIDVVLVGGGIMSATLAAIIHRLEPDWKIRVYERLGSAAQESSNPWNNAGTGHSALCELNYTPELPDGRVEIAKAVTVNEQFQVSRQFWSHLVEDGTLPDPKSFINPTPHISFVWGADNVAYMRARYDAMKDHPLFAGLEYSEDAEQIRKWAPALIPGRKKDQPIAATYSAAGSDVDFGSLTRQLFDRLEIDGLEFEPSHRVTKIVRSKVSDGWVLDVRNEVGRTKQRIAADFVFVGAGGGALQLLQKSGIPEIRGYGGFPVSGEFLRTDDPEVVQKHSAKVYGKASVGAPPMSVPHLDTRIVDGSASLMFGPYAGFSPKFLKQGSVLDLFASIRPHNLRPMLSVAFSNFDLVRYLIGQLLASKQTKFDALRDFMPAAEPENWHRITAGQRVQVIKPDKDKGGVLQFGTEVITSADGSIAGLLGASPGASTAVPIMLSMLRKCFPDRWDGWQPTVREMVPTYGQDLGDDAALADATLDRTAAVLGLHR; from the coding sequence GTGGCAGTGAAGCAGGTGGACCCCATCGATGTCGTCCTCGTCGGGGGAGGGATCATGAGCGCCACGCTCGCCGCGATCATCCACCGGCTCGAGCCGGACTGGAAGATCCGCGTCTACGAGCGACTCGGCTCGGCAGCGCAGGAGTCCTCGAACCCGTGGAACAACGCCGGGACGGGCCACTCCGCACTCTGCGAGCTGAACTACACGCCAGAGCTGCCGGACGGTCGCGTCGAGATCGCGAAGGCCGTGACGGTCAACGAGCAGTTCCAGGTGTCACGCCAGTTCTGGTCGCACCTGGTCGAGGACGGCACCCTGCCCGACCCGAAGAGCTTCATCAACCCGACGCCGCACATCTCGTTCGTCTGGGGTGCGGACAACGTCGCCTACATGCGTGCCCGCTACGACGCCATGAAGGACCACCCGCTGTTCGCGGGGCTCGAGTACAGCGAGGACGCCGAGCAGATCCGCAAGTGGGCGCCGGCGCTCATCCCGGGCCGCAAGAAGGACCAGCCGATCGCGGCGACCTACTCGGCGGCCGGCTCGGACGTCGACTTCGGCTCGCTGACCCGACAGCTGTTCGACCGGCTCGAGATCGACGGGCTCGAGTTCGAGCCGTCGCACCGCGTCACGAAGATCGTCCGCTCGAAGGTGTCCGACGGCTGGGTGCTCGACGTCCGCAACGAGGTCGGTCGAACCAAGCAGCGCATCGCGGCGGACTTCGTCTTCGTCGGTGCGGGTGGTGGCGCCCTGCAGCTGCTGCAGAAGTCCGGCATCCCGGAGATCCGCGGCTACGGCGGGTTCCCGGTGTCCGGCGAGTTCCTCCGCACCGATGACCCCGAGGTCGTGCAGAAGCACTCGGCGAAGGTCTACGGCAAGGCGAGCGTCGGTGCTCCGCCGATGTCCGTGCCGCACCTGGACACCCGCATCGTCGACGGCAGCGCCTCGCTGATGTTCGGCCCGTACGCCGGGTTCAGCCCGAAGTTCCTCAAGCAGGGCTCGGTCCTCGACCTGTTCGCCTCGATCCGGCCGCACAACCTGCGGCCGATGCTCAGCGTCGCGTTCTCGAACTTCGACCTGGTCCGGTACCTGATCGGGCAGCTCCTGGCGTCCAAGCAGACCAAGTTCGACGCCCTCCGCGACTTCATGCCCGCAGCCGAGCCCGAGAACTGGCACCGGATCACGGCCGGCCAGCGCGTCCAGGTCATCAAGCCGGACAAGGACAAGGGCGGCGTCCTGCAGTTCGGGACCGAGGTCATCACGTCGGCGGACGGCTCGATCGCCGGGCTGCTCGGAGCATCGCCGGGTGCGTCGACGGCGGTGCCGATCATGTTGAGCATGCTCCGCAAGTGCTTCCCGGACCGGTGGGACGGCTGGCAGCCCACGGTGCGCGAGATGGTCCCGACGTACGGGCAGGACCTCGGCGACGACGCCGCGCTGGCGGACGCCACACTCGACCGCACTGCGGCGGTGCTCGGACTGCACCGCTGA
- a CDS encoding Rv2578c family radical SAM protein: MRWDGQAITAERSDMLPGLESNSGFVRSVTTPEFAGVTFHEVLAKSALNKVGGADGGTWGVTINPYRGCSHACVYCFARPTHTYLEFDGGADFDQQIVVKTNVADVLTRELAKPSWDRHPVALGTNTDPYQRAEGRYRLMPGIIRALAESGTPFSILTKGSLLRRDIPLLVEAAKSVPVDIAMSIAVYDDDLQQSVEPGTPTTSARLATVRAVRDAGLDCSVFLMPVLPYITDTRAHLQDAVGRAAASGATSLMYSALHLKPGIKPWWYEWLGRTHPDLVGRYRAMYLDNTYAPKDYRRWLAERVRPILREHGLSLGQVDPATGSMGFSDDAVPRTSDQSPLKRADPGYAHRAEYRPTNGRQPARTAASSSPSLAPSPTSAPVRRTSSGPGGPRLF; encoded by the coding sequence ATGCGGTGGGACGGACAGGCGATCACGGCCGAGCGGAGCGACATGCTCCCCGGGCTCGAGTCGAACAGCGGGTTCGTCCGGAGTGTGACGACCCCGGAGTTCGCCGGCGTGACGTTCCACGAAGTCCTGGCGAAGTCGGCGCTGAACAAGGTCGGGGGAGCGGACGGCGGCACCTGGGGGGTGACCATCAACCCCTACCGGGGGTGCAGCCACGCGTGCGTGTACTGCTTCGCCCGCCCGACCCACACCTACCTCGAGTTCGACGGCGGCGCGGACTTCGACCAGCAGATCGTCGTGAAGACCAACGTGGCGGACGTCCTGACGCGCGAACTCGCCAAGCCGAGCTGGGACCGGCACCCGGTGGCACTCGGCACCAACACCGATCCGTACCAGCGGGCCGAGGGACGCTACCGCCTGATGCCCGGCATCATCCGAGCGCTGGCGGAGTCGGGGACGCCGTTCAGCATCCTCACCAAGGGCAGCCTGCTCCGCCGGGACATCCCGCTGCTGGTCGAAGCGGCGAAGTCCGTGCCGGTGGACATCGCCATGTCGATCGCAGTGTACGACGACGACCTGCAGCAGTCCGTCGAACCGGGGACGCCGACGACCTCGGCCCGGTTGGCGACCGTCCGTGCGGTCCGAGACGCCGGACTCGACTGCTCGGTCTTCCTCATGCCGGTCCTGCCCTACATCACGGACACCCGGGCCCACCTGCAGGACGCGGTCGGACGCGCGGCGGCGTCGGGTGCCACGAGCCTGATGTACTCCGCGCTGCACCTCAAGCCGGGCATCAAGCCGTGGTGGTACGAGTGGCTCGGCCGCACCCACCCGGACCTGGTCGGCCGGTACCGGGCGATGTACCTCGACAACACCTACGCGCCGAAGGACTACCGGCGGTGGCTGGCTGAGCGGGTCCGCCCCATCCTCCGTGAGCACGGGCTGTCCCTCGGGCAGGTCGACCCCGCTACCGGGTCGATGGGCTTCTCGGACGACGCCGTCCCGCGCACGTCCGACCAGTCGCCACTGAAGCGCGCCGACCCCGGGTACGCCCACCGGGCCGAGTACCGACCGACGAACGGGCGGCAGCCAGCGCGGACTGCTGCTTCGTCGTCGCCGTCGCTGGCGCCGTCGCCGACGTCGGCCCCGGTCCGGCGGACGTCGTCCGGTCCCGGCGGGCCGCGGCTGTTCTGA
- a CDS encoding LLM class flavin-dependent oxidoreductase yields MSDAPLHLSVLDLATREYGQSNTEALQGSIDMAVRAEQLGYERIWVAEHHGMPGITSSAPAVLLSAVGAATSTIRIGSGGVMLPNHAPLVIAEQFGTLRALYGDRVDLGIGRAPGTDGATAMALRRTDRLDVDDFPQQLADLIGFFTGMEESNPLSRIRAVPGYGDVPEFWLLGSSGYSAQVAGALGIAFAFAHHFASDNTEAALALYHQSFRPSRFRSEPLALIGVQVVTDEDPAVVEEQSAPGMISFIRMRQGTKPEPVSMDEARAYQFSDRERRFIAARTERQAYGTREQVAAKINDLVESTGADGVIVAPGAAQARYRHQALEVVAGLHAEGRLVRPGVAVA; encoded by the coding sequence ATGAGTGACGCACCCCTGCACCTTTCCGTCCTCGACCTCGCCACGCGCGAGTACGGCCAGTCGAACACCGAAGCCCTGCAGGGCTCGATCGACATGGCCGTCCGAGCCGAGCAGCTCGGCTACGAACGGATCTGGGTCGCCGAGCACCACGGCATGCCGGGCATCACGTCGTCCGCACCTGCCGTGCTGCTGAGCGCCGTCGGAGCCGCGACCTCCACCATCCGCATCGGATCCGGTGGTGTGATGCTGCCGAACCACGCACCCCTCGTCATCGCCGAGCAGTTCGGCACCCTCCGCGCCCTGTACGGCGACCGCGTGGACCTCGGCATCGGTCGCGCACCCGGTACGGACGGGGCGACCGCGATGGCGCTGCGTCGCACCGACCGCCTGGACGTCGACGACTTCCCGCAGCAGCTCGCCGACCTGATCGGGTTCTTCACCGGCATGGAGGAGTCGAACCCGCTCTCCCGGATCCGCGCCGTCCCCGGCTACGGCGACGTGCCCGAGTTCTGGCTGCTCGGTTCCTCCGGGTACAGCGCGCAGGTCGCCGGTGCACTCGGCATCGCCTTCGCGTTCGCGCACCACTTCGCCTCGGACAACACCGAAGCGGCACTGGCGCTCTACCACCAGTCGTTCCGGCCGTCCCGCTTCCGGTCGGAGCCCCTCGCACTGATCGGCGTGCAGGTCGTCACCGACGAGGACCCCGCCGTGGTCGAGGAGCAGAGCGCCCCGGGCATGATCTCCTTCATCCGGATGCGTCAGGGCACGAAGCCCGAGCCGGTGTCCATGGACGAGGCGCGCGCCTACCAGTTCTCGGACCGCGAGCGTCGGTTCATCGCCGCCCGCACCGAGCGTCAGGCGTACGGCACGCGTGAGCAGGTCGCAGCGAAGATCAACGACCTGGTCGAGTCGACCGGGGCGGACGGTGTCATCGTCGCTCCGGGCGCCGCACAGGCGCGCTACCGGCACCAGGCGCTCGAGGTCGTCGCCGGGCTGCACGCCGAGGGGCGTCTGGTCCGCCCGGGCGTCGCGGTGGCGTAG
- a CDS encoding thymidine kinase — protein sequence MAKLYFRFGAMNSGKSTGLLQAAYNYEERGQRVLLAKPAVDTKGDREIVSRLGVTRTVDVVLPADVDVRAAVAEAGATDPESARLDGMVRPVSCVLVDEAQFLTPRQVDDLLRIAVLDQIPVLAYGIRTDFRTEAFPGSRRLLEVAHSLEELKTICRCGRKAVFNARKIHGQFVFDGSQVAIDGTDVEYESLCANCYLTESGGRLDGAAER from the coding sequence GTGGCGAAGCTCTACTTCCGCTTCGGCGCGATGAACAGCGGCAAGAGCACCGGACTCCTGCAGGCCGCCTACAACTACGAGGAGCGCGGTCAGCGGGTCCTGCTCGCGAAGCCCGCCGTCGACACGAAGGGCGACCGTGAGATCGTCTCGCGGCTCGGTGTGACCCGGACCGTCGACGTGGTGCTGCCCGCCGACGTGGACGTCCGTGCCGCCGTCGCCGAGGCCGGTGCCACCGACCCGGAGTCCGCGCGCCTGGACGGCATGGTCCGACCGGTCAGCTGCGTGCTCGTCGACGAGGCCCAGTTCCTCACCCCCCGGCAGGTCGACGACCTGCTGCGGATCGCCGTCCTCGACCAGATCCCGGTCCTGGCGTACGGCATCCGCACCGACTTCCGCACCGAGGCGTTCCCCGGCAGCCGGCGGTTGCTCGAGGTCGCGCACTCCCTGGAAGAGCTCAAGACGATCTGCCGCTGCGGACGCAAGGCGGTGTTCAACGCGCGGAAGATCCACGGGCAGTTCGTCTTCGACGGGTCACAGGTCGCCATCGACGGCACGGACGTCGAGTACGAGTCGCTCTGCGCCAACTGCTACCTCACCGAGTCCGGTGGGCGGTTGGACGGCGCCGCCGAGCGCTGA
- a CDS encoding response regulator, with protein sequence MTSTDPNRLAEGGPSMPTPGSRRVRLAILDDHEVLLDSLSSWIAVNAFDFDLALTAHTWLEMVHSDSFPTDLVFLDFQLKEPVSIEARVRTCRAAGAKVIVLSSVDARESRDRSLAAGAAAFLSKSLPMREVMDIAREVMGVARETPAQREWRPLPTGASAHQRPKLSHGEEEALRLYVSGYSTNEVAAQMNVQYETAKTYLRRVREKYAKVGRPASKKSDLIRRAAEDGFLA encoded by the coding sequence ATGACCAGCACTGACCCGAACCGTCTCGCGGAGGGCGGTCCGTCGATGCCGACCCCGGGTTCGCGACGGGTGCGCCTGGCCATCCTCGACGACCACGAGGTCCTGCTCGACAGCCTGTCGAGCTGGATCGCGGTGAACGCCTTCGACTTCGACCTGGCCCTCACCGCACACACCTGGCTCGAGATGGTGCACAGCGACAGCTTCCCGACCGACCTGGTGTTCCTCGACTTCCAGCTCAAGGAGCCCGTCTCCATCGAAGCCCGGGTGCGCACCTGCCGTGCCGCCGGTGCGAAGGTCATCGTGCTCTCCAGCGTCGACGCCCGCGAGTCCCGCGACCGGTCGCTCGCCGCCGGCGCGGCCGCGTTCCTGTCGAAGTCCCTGCCGATGCGCGAGGTCATGGACATCGCGCGCGAGGTCATGGGCGTCGCCCGCGAGACCCCCGCGCAGCGCGAGTGGCGGCCGTTGCCCACCGGCGCGAGCGCCCACCAGCGGCCCAAGCTCAGCCACGGTGAAGAAGAAGCGCTCCGCCTGTACGTCTCCGGCTACTCCACCAACGAGGTCGCCGCGCAGATGAACGTGCAGTACGAGACCGCGAAGACCTACCTGCGCCGCGTCCGCGAGAAGTACGCGAAGGTCGGTCGCCCGGCGTCGAAGAAGTCCGACCTGATCCGTCGTGCGGCGGAGGACGGGTTCCTCGCGTAG
- a CDS encoding aspartate kinase: MALIVQKFGGSSVADAESIKRVAKRIVETKKAGNDVVVAVSAMGDTTDELVDLAHEVTPIPAGRELDMLLTAGERISMALLAMAIKSLGVEASSYTGSQAGMLTDAQHGKARIVDVTPKRVREALDAGHVAIVAGFQGFNRTTGEITTLGRGGSDTTAVALAAALDADVCEIYTDVDGIFTADPRIVPKARKIDRVTTEEMLELAASGAKVLYIRAVEYARRHGVTLHVRSSFSNVEGTIVYNPAEGETVEEPIITGIAGDLSEGKITVVGVPDQPGKAAEIFTIVARAGANIDMIVQNVSAASTGRTDISFTLPKDQGQSVLTALEVSKSDIGYEGIQYDDQIGKLALVGAGMRTNAGVSAQLFRALHDASINIEMISTSEIRISVVTRADTLNEAMRVVHEAFGLDADNEAVVYAGTGR, from the coding sequence GTGGCCTTGATCGTGCAGAAGTTCGGTGGTTCGTCCGTCGCGGATGCCGAGAGCATCAAGCGCGTGGCGAAGCGCATCGTCGAGACGAAGAAGGCCGGCAACGACGTCGTGGTCGCGGTGTCCGCGATGGGCGACACCACCGACGAGCTCGTCGACCTGGCGCACGAGGTCACGCCGATCCCGGCCGGACGTGAGCTCGACATGCTCCTCACCGCGGGCGAGCGGATCTCGATGGCGCTCCTCGCGATGGCGATCAAGAGCCTCGGGGTCGAAGCCTCGTCGTACACGGGCAGCCAGGCCGGCATGCTCACGGACGCCCAGCACGGCAAGGCCCGCATCGTCGACGTCACCCCGAAGCGCGTGCGGGAAGCACTCGACGCCGGGCACGTCGCGATCGTCGCCGGCTTCCAGGGCTTCAACCGCACCACGGGGGAGATCACCACCCTCGGCCGCGGTGGCTCCGACACGACCGCCGTCGCCCTGGCCGCCGCGCTCGACGCCGACGTCTGTGAGATCTACACCGACGTCGACGGCATCTTCACCGCCGACCCCCGCATCGTCCCGAAGGCCCGCAAGATCGACCGGGTCACGACGGAGGAGATGCTCGAGCTCGCAGCATCCGGTGCGAAGGTCCTCTACATCCGCGCCGTCGAGTACGCCCGTCGGCACGGAGTCACCCTGCACGTCCGTTCCTCGTTCAGCAACGTCGAGGGCACCATCGTCTACAACCCTGCCGAGGGGGAAACCGTGGAAGAACCGATCATCACCGGCATCGCCGGCGACCTCTCCGAGGGCAAGATCACCGTCGTCGGCGTGCCCGACCAGCCCGGGAAGGCAGCCGAGATCTTCACGATCGTGGCGCGCGCCGGAGCGAACATCGACATGATCGTGCAGAACGTCTCGGCGGCATCGACCGGCCGGACCGACATCTCGTTCACGCTGCCGAAGGACCAGGGTCAGAGCGTCCTGACGGCGCTCGAGGTCTCGAAGTCCGACATCGGGTACGAGGGCATCCAGTACGACGACCAGATCGGCAAGCTCGCGCTCGTCGGTGCCGGCATGCGCACCAACGCCGGCGTCTCAGCGCAGCTGTTCCGCGCGCTGCACGACGCCTCGATCAACATCGAGATGATCTCGACGTCGGAGATCCGCATCTCGGTCGTCACCCGAGCCGACACCCTGAACGAGGCCATGCGCGTCGTGCACGAGGCGTTCGGTCTCGACGCCGACAACGAGGCCGTCGTCTACGCCGGCACCGGCCGCTGA
- the recR gene encoding recombination mediator RecR — protein sequence MYDGIVQDLIDEFGRLPGIGPKSAQRIAFHILQTESFDPTRLSELLADVKERVRFCEVCGNVTENVQCSICRDPRRSPATICVVEEAKDVAAIERTREFRGLYHVLGGAISPIDGVGPDDLRIQQLMVRLADGTVDEVIIATDPNLEGEATATYLSRLLVPMGIRTTRLASGLPVGGDLEYADEVTLGRAFEGRRVVGG from the coding sequence ATGTACGACGGCATCGTGCAGGACCTCATCGACGAGTTCGGGCGGCTGCCCGGCATCGGTCCGAAGTCGGCGCAGCGGATCGCGTTCCACATCCTGCAGACCGAGTCGTTCGACCCGACCCGCCTGTCCGAGCTCCTGGCGGACGTCAAGGAGCGGGTCCGTTTCTGCGAGGTCTGCGGCAACGTCACCGAGAACGTGCAGTGCAGCATCTGCCGAGACCCGCGACGGTCGCCGGCGACGATCTGCGTCGTCGAGGAAGCCAAGGACGTCGCCGCGATCGAGCGCACCCGCGAGTTCCGGGGGCTCTACCACGTGCTCGGTGGGGCGATCAGCCCGATCGACGGCGTCGGACCGGACGACCTGCGGATCCAGCAACTCATGGTGCGGCTCGCCGACGGCACCGTGGACGAGGTCATCATCGCCACGGACCCGAACCTCGAGGGTGAGGCGACCGCGACCTACCTCAGCCGGTTGCTCGTCCCGATGGGCATCCGCACGACCCGTCTGGCCTCGGGGCTGCCGGTGGGCGGCGACCTGGAGTACGCGGACGAGGTCACCCTCGGCCGTGCGTTCGAGGGTCGTCGGGTCGTCGGCGGCTGA